From Fusarium fujikuroi IMI 58289 draft genome, chromosome FFUJ_chr07, a single genomic window includes:
- a CDS encoding related to anther-expressed protein SLL2-S9: MSSNGKPQHLEPSKLGTKQYWDDLYTNEITNHAADPSDIGTVWFDDSDAEAKILEFLDGLIDPSDPDSPVLSHDTTTFLDLGCGNGSLLFSLRQEDWSARALGVDYSPQSIALARQITTTKDDLEKPVEFEEWDLIAGPYSPVLNGEQIEGWDVVLDKGTFDAISLSDEKDAQGRRLCECYRERVLPLVRKGGIFLVTSCNWTETELRGWFEKTSEEGFQVVGRVEYRSFSFGGHKGQTISTLCFRRV; the protein is encoded by the exons ATGTCCTCAAATGGAAAGCCCCAGCACCTTGAGCCGTCAAAGCTTGGCACAAAACAATA CTGGGATGACCTTTACACGAATGAGATAACAAACCATGCTGCTGATCCCTCCGACATAGGAACTGTTTGGTTTGACGATTCAGATGCTGAAGCAAAGATCCTCGAGTTCCTTGACGGTCTGATCGACCCCTCTGACCCAGACTCGCCTGTCCTCTCCCACGACACCACCACcttcctcgatcttggctgCGGCAACggttctcttctcttctccctccgCCAAGAGGATTGGTCTGCACGAGCTCTTGGCGTGGACTACAGCCCACAAAGTATTGCACTAGCGCGACAAATTACCACCACAAAAGACGACCTTGAGAAGCCTGTCGAATTTGAAGAGTGGGATCTTATAGCTGGACCATACAGCCCTGTCCTCAACGGCGAGCAGATCGAGGGCTGGGATGTGGTGCTGGACAAGGGCACCTTCGATGCCATCTCTCTGAGCGACGAGAAAGATGCCCAAGGACGACGGCTATGTGAATGTTATCGAGAGCGAGTGCTACCCCTTGTTCGAAAGGGtggcatcttcttggtgACAAGCTGCAACTGGACCGAGACGGAGCTGAGAGGCTGGTTCGAAAAGACCAGCGAAGAAGGGTTCCAAGTCGTTGGCAGAGTTGAGTATCGTTCCTTCAGCTTTGGAGGCCACAAAGGCCAAACAATCAGTACGCTCTGCTTCCGTAGGGTATAA
- a CDS encoding probable TIF6-translation initiation factor 6 (eIF6) — protein MAVRAQFENSNEVGVFSTLTNSYALVALGASENFYSVFEAELQDIIPTVRTTIAGTRIIGRMTAGNRKGLLVPTTTTDQELQHLRNSLPDSVRIQRIEERLSALGNVIVTNDHIALVHPDLERETEEIIADVLGVEVFRQTVADNVLVGSYMSLSNQGGLVHPKTPIQDQDELSSLLQVPLVAGSVNRGSNVVGAGMVVNDWLAVTGLDTTATELSVIESVFRLGEGQGPSNINTSMKDTMVESFY, from the exons ATGGCCGTACGCGCTCAATTTGAGAACTCCAACGA GGTCGGTGTCTTTTCCACCTTGACCAATTCCTACGCCCTCGTGGCTCTCGGTGCCAGTGAGAACTTCTACAG TGTCTTTGAAGCTGAACTCCAAGATATCATTCCTACTGTGCGAACCACAATCGCTGGCACCCGTATCATTGGCCGTATGACCGCTGGCAACCGAAAGGGTCTTCTCGTTcccacaaccacaaccgACCAGGAGCTGCAGCACTTGAGAAATTCACTTCCCGATTCAGTCCGTATCCAGCGTATAGAGGAGCGCTTGTCAGCTCTCGGAAACGTCATCGTCACAAACGATCACATCGCTCTTGTGCACCCTGATCTGGAACGTGAAACAGAAGAGATTATCGCAGATGTCCTCGGTGTGGAAGTATTCCGTCAGACTGTTGCAGACAATGTCCTGGTGGGCAGCTACATGAGCTTGTCTAACCAGGGTGGTCTCGTGCATCCCAAGACTCCTATCCAAGATCAGGACGAATTGTCCAGCTTGCTTCAGGTTCCTCTCGTCGCCGGTAGTGTCAACCGTGGTTCTAACGTTGTTGGCGCTGGAATGGTCGTCAACGACTGGCTCGCCGTGACTGGTCTCGACACAACTGCAACGGAGCTCAGCGTTATCGAGAGTGTGTTCCGCCTCGGCGAGGGTCAAGGCcccagcaacatcaacacgAGCATGAAGGACACCATGGTCGAGTCTTTCTACTAA